In Deltaproteobacteria bacterium, the sequence GTTGAACTTTTCGAGGACTTCCGACCTGTTGCCGTAGCAGTCGCCCGCGCCGATCGGGTTCCACGGCCAGTCGGGCCAACCCGGGTGCGGATCGCCGTATGGCTGCGGCCCGGAGTAGTAAGACGGCTGAATTTCCCGGCCCTGGTCCGCGGAGTTGACGAGATTGATGTCATGATTTCGGTAATCGGCAAGGTAGGTGATCGCGCCGCCCATGTTCAGGTCGACGCCGATCTTGATGACGCCGTTGTCGATGTAGCTCATCTTCTTCGGCTCGGGACAGCCCACGAGCAGAAGCGCGAAAACGACAAAGGCCGCGAATAACGCTCGACGTGTCATGACCCTGATCTCCACCGATAAAAAACCTGTACGCCTGTCCCGCGCGGAAATCAAATCAACTCCTCGAGGCGTCACAATTCGACGAATGGAACGGCCGTGATGTCCGGCGCGAGCGGCAGGCGTACGGAACCCGGGTACACGACGAACCCCGGCGCGGCGCGGTCTTTCAGGTCGGAGTGAAACGAACGGATTCCCGCCGCCATTTCGGGTCGCGGCGTGGACGAGAGCTTGACCTCGATGGGGACGAGCCGCCCCGCCGACTCGACCAGAAAATCCACCTCCGCGCCCGCGGATGTTCGCCAAAAGTGGATCCGTCCGTCCATTCCGCGATGCACGAGACTTTTCATGATCTCCAGAAAAACCGCCGTCTCGAATATCGCGCCGCCCATCGGTCCTTCGGCCGCGTGCCGGATGTCGCGAAGCCCGACCAGCCAGCACAATGTTCCGACGTCGGCGAAATAGACCTTCGGCGTTTTCACCAGCCGCTTGTTGATGTTGGCGAACCAGGGACGCACGACGAACACCTGGGACGACGTTTCCAAAACCGACAGCCATGCCTTGGCCGTGTTGACGGCCACGCCAATGTCGCGCGCGATGTCCGCGATGTTCAGAAGGCTTCCGCTTCGCGCGGCCAGCGAGCGCAGAAAATTCTGAAACAGGCCGAGGTCGCCGACCTGTCGCAGCCCACGCACGTCGCGCTCGAGATAGGTCTGCACATAACCCGCGTGCCACAGGGCGGCATCCCGTTTCGGGTCGGTGACGAGTTCCGGGTAGCCGCCGCGTAAAAATCCGTTCCAGAGAGTCCGACTGGAAACGGCGGGGCGCTCCGTCGCCGGTCGGCGCGTTTCCCACGGCGGCGGCGCATCGGAAAACCCCACGGCCTCTTTGCGGGAAAAGGGCAACAGACGAAGGATCGCGGCGCGGCCGGCCAGCGATTCGGTCACCCGTTCCATCAGCAGAAGGTTTTGCGAACCGGTCAGAAGATATTGCCCCCGCCGGTCGCGCTTCGCGTCGATTCTCTCCTTGATGTAGGGGAGCAGTCCCGGCGCGTACTGCACCTCGTCGAAAATCACCGGCGCCGGATGCATCTCCAGAAAGCCGCGCGGATCGACCGAGGCCGAAGCCCTCACGTCCGGCGGTTCGAGCGAGACGTACTCGTGGCTTTGCGCGAACAGATGCCGCAAAAGCGTGGTTTTGCCCGACTGCCGCGGCCCCGTGAGAACCACGGCGGGAAATTCCCGGGCGGCTTTTTTCACGAGACCTTCGATCGCGCGCGGGCGGTATCGTCGGGTCATGGCGCAACCTCCGATGTGTAATTATGCATTTGAAATGCAAATTTGCAAGTGATCGATACGCCGTCCGCGACCCGAAATATCGGCCGATCCCCCCGCCCGCGATCCACTCGTCGCTCGTCGTCGCTCCTTGAATCCCGCGGGGGCGCGATGCACAATCCCGCCCGATGAATCCCGAGCCCCGCCATACGCGCGCGGCGCGCCGGCTTGGCGCCGCCCTGGTGATCGCGCTGTGCGCGGCGACCCCGGTCCTCGCGACGGAACGGGCGCGGATCGAGGTCGCGGCGTGCGTGGTGGAGGACGGCGCGTATCGCCTGAGCTTTCGGCTTTCCGACG encodes:
- a CDS encoding ATP-binding protein gives rise to the protein MTRRYRPRAIEGLVKKAAREFPAVVLTGPRQSGKTTLLRHLFAQSHEYVSLEPPDVRASASVDPRGFLEMHPAPVIFDEVQYAPGLLPYIKERIDAKRDRRGQYLLTGSQNLLLMERVTESLAGRAAILRLLPFSRKEAVGFSDAPPPWETRRPATERPAVSSRTLWNGFLRGGYPELVTDPKRDAALWHAGYVQTYLERDVRGLRQVGDLGLFQNFLRSLAARSGSLLNIADIARDIGVAVNTAKAWLSVLETSSQVFVVRPWFANINKRLVKTPKVYFADVGTLCWLVGLRDIRHAAEGPMGGAIFETAVFLEIMKSLVHRGMDGRIHFWRTSAGAEVDFLVESAGRLVPIEVKLSSTPRPEMAAGIRSFHSDLKDRAAPGFVVYPGSVRLPLAPDITAVPFVEL